A genomic segment from Alteribacillus bidgolensis encodes:
- a CDS encoding GntP family permease, whose product MSDQMLILVAVAGIFLLLFLVIRTKLHAFVALLLVSLIVGILAGMPLNEVVTSMQDGMGGTLGFVAVVVGLGAMFGQMLEVSGGAERLAQTLVKKFGEDKSQWALGVTGFLVAIPVFFDVGFIILVPIVYGLAKKTGKSLLYYGIPLLAGLAVTHSFIPPTPGPIAVADLIGADLGWVILFGTIAGIPAMIISGPLFAKYISKKLHVVVPDYMNLEEVEYDKELPSFKLIASLIMIPLVLILLNTVSGVLFEEGNMVRSILTFLGHPFVALTIATILTFIFLGTKRGYSRQEVQDIATKALEPAGIIILVTGAGGVFKQILIDSGVGQVLGDMMAGSPLPPILLAFLIAAAVRVAQGSATVSMVTAAGLMAPLIQILGLEGPVLGLLVIAIASGATVLSHVNDSGFWLVGRYFGISVIDTLKSWTVMETIIGLVGVGVALILGIFIA is encoded by the coding sequence ATGTCAGATCAAATGTTAATACTTGTGGCAGTAGCCGGAATTTTTCTTCTGCTATTTTTGGTAATTCGTACAAAATTACACGCATTCGTTGCGCTTTTATTAGTAAGTTTAATTGTTGGTATATTAGCAGGAATGCCTTTAAACGAAGTTGTTACGTCAATGCAGGACGGGATGGGGGGAACCCTCGGATTCGTTGCCGTAGTTGTTGGTTTAGGTGCTATGTTTGGTCAAATGCTTGAGGTATCCGGTGGTGCTGAACGTTTAGCACAAACACTTGTGAAAAAATTTGGGGAAGATAAATCACAGTGGGCATTAGGAGTTACAGGTTTCCTTGTAGCGATTCCAGTATTCTTTGATGTTGGGTTTATCATTTTAGTACCAATTGTTTATGGATTGGCAAAGAAAACAGGAAAGTCTCTATTATATTATGGTATCCCATTGTTAGCTGGTTTGGCTGTTACTCATAGCTTTATTCCTCCAACACCGGGTCCAATTGCAGTTGCTGATTTAATTGGTGCAGATCTTGGTTGGGTTATTTTATTCGGAACAATTGCAGGTATACCAGCGATGATCATTTCAGGACCACTTTTTGCAAAATATATCTCGAAAAAATTACATGTTGTTGTTCCTGACTATATGAATCTTGAAGAAGTTGAGTATGATAAAGAATTACCAAGCTTCAAGCTTATTGCTTCATTGATTATGATTCCGTTAGTATTGATTTTATTGAATACGGTTTCAGGTGTGTTATTTGAAGAAGGAAATATGGTTCGGTCTATTCTTACATTCCTTGGACATCCATTCGTGGCCCTAACAATTGCAACGATTTTAACATTCATATTCCTAGGAACAAAACGTGGATATTCTCGTCAAGAAGTACAAGACATTGCAACAAAAGCTCTAGAACCAGCTGGGATTATCATTTTAGTAACTGGTGCTGGTGGAGTATTTAAACAAATTTTAATTGATTCTGGTGTAGGTCAAGTTCTTGGAGATATGATGGCTGGATCGCCTTTACCACCTATTTTGTTAGCGTTTTTAATCGCAGCTGCGGTTCGTGTTGCCCAAGGTTCAGCAACAGTTTCAATGGTGACAGCAGCTGGACTAATGGCGCCACTTATTCAAATTCTAGGCTTAGAAGGACCAGTACTTGGGTTGCTTGTTATTGCAATCGCTTCTGGTGCGACAGTACTATCTCATGTGAACGATTCAGGCTTCTGGTTAGTAGGACGTTACTTCGGAATAAGTGTAATAGACACATTAAAATCGTGGACAGTCATGGAGACCATTATTGGTTTAGTTGGCGTGGGTGTTGCTCTTATTTTAGGAATTTTTATTGCATAA
- the gnd gene encoding phosphogluconate dehydrogenase (NAD(+)-dependent, decarboxylating), protein MQIGMIGLGKMGYQLSLNLVDKEHDVVAFDVNEESMKKISLMGVQTSDSIEQLVSKLSKPRTVWLMVPAGNATQSAFEQLFPHLEEGDRIIDGGNAHYKDSLKRNEECELKGIYFFDCGTSGGVEGSRNGACTMIGGNEEEFKQIEPIFQDISVENGYLYSGKAGSGHFLKMVHNGIEYGMMQAIAEGFDLLDKSPFDYNYEQVARVWNNGSVIRSWLMELTENAFSKDENLEGIKGIMHSSGEGKWTVETALDLQTAAPVITLALMMRYRSLEDDTFTGKVVAALRNEFGGHAVEKK, encoded by the coding sequence ATGCAAATTGGAATGATAGGCTTAGGAAAGATGGGATATCAGCTTTCTCTTAATTTAGTAGATAAAGAGCATGATGTCGTTGCCTTTGATGTAAATGAAGAATCAATGAAAAAAATTTCTTTGATGGGAGTACAAACATCGGATTCAATTGAACAGCTAGTTAGTAAACTATCAAAACCAAGAACAGTTTGGTTAATGGTTCCCGCAGGAAATGCAACACAATCAGCTTTTGAACAATTGTTCCCGCATTTAGAAGAGGGGGATCGAATTATAGATGGCGGAAACGCTCATTACAAAGATTCACTGAAGCGAAATGAAGAGTGTGAGTTGAAAGGAATTTATTTCTTTGACTGTGGAACTAGTGGAGGAGTTGAAGGATCTCGTAATGGTGCTTGTACTATGATTGGTGGAAATGAGGAAGAATTTAAACAAATTGAACCGATCTTTCAAGATATCAGCGTTGAAAACGGTTACCTCTATTCAGGGAAAGCAGGAAGTGGACATTTTCTAAAAATGGTTCATAACGGAATTGAATACGGGATGATGCAAGCGATTGCTGAAGGATTCGACCTTCTTGATAAAAGCCCGTTTGACTATAATTATGAACAGGTAGCAAGAGTGTGGAATAACGGTTCAGTTATCCGTTCATGGTTAATGGAATTAACAGAGAATGCGTTTTCTAAAGATGAAAATCTTGAAGGAATCAAAGGAATTATGCATTCTTCAGGTGAAGGAAAGTGGACAGTTGAAACGGCGTTAGACCTTCAAACTGCTGCACCAGTGATTACCCTTGCTTTAATGATGCGCTATCGTTCTCTTGAGGATGATACATTCACAGGGAAGGTTGTGGCAGCCCTTCGTAATGAATTTGGCGGTCACGCGGTAGAGAAAAAATAA
- a CDS encoding MurR/RpiR family transcriptional regulator, whose amino-acid sequence MKKAQEPCLVTIRKLYPKFSVTERKIADYILNNPNKIIHSSINQLAENLEIADSTVFRFCKRIGYKGYQAMKIALASEVVSPIQDIHEKVNEDDTVDTIATKVFHSNIKTIEDSLSVLNEEKLQLAVDSMIGANSIEFFGSGGSSIIALDAYHKLVRTGLKVHAVIDTHFQLMAASQMTKKDCAVFISHSGSSKDILHILNVVKSTGAKMIAITNYAKSPLSSAVDIPLYTVSEETEYRSEALSSRIAQLTLIDVLYVNILMKRGKEGKEALKKMREAVLVKRI is encoded by the coding sequence ATGAAAAAAGCTCAAGAGCCTTGTTTAGTCACAATTCGCAAGCTCTATCCTAAGTTCAGTGTGACTGAAAGAAAAATTGCCGATTATATTCTAAATAACCCTAATAAAATTATTCACTCTTCAATTAATCAATTAGCGGAAAATTTAGAGATAGCGGATTCTACAGTTTTTCGATTTTGTAAACGTATTGGATATAAAGGTTATCAAGCGATGAAAATAGCCCTTGCATCTGAAGTTGTCTCTCCTATTCAAGATATTCATGAAAAGGTGAACGAAGATGACACAGTTGATACGATTGCAACAAAGGTTTTTCATTCAAATATTAAAACAATTGAGGATTCGTTATCAGTGTTAAATGAGGAGAAATTACAGTTAGCGGTAGACAGTATGATAGGAGCTAATTCAATTGAATTCTTTGGAAGTGGAGGTTCAAGTATTATAGCTCTTGACGCATATCATAAACTAGTAAGAACTGGTTTAAAGGTTCACGCTGTAATCGATACTCATTTCCAGTTAATGGCAGCATCACAAATGACGAAAAAAGACTGCGCAGTCTTTATCTCCCATTCAGGATCATCAAAAGATATTCTACATATCTTAAATGTTGTGAAATCAACTGGCGCCAAAATGATTGCGATTACTAATTATGCGAAATCACCATTAAGCTCGGCTGTAGATATCCCTCTTTACACGGTGTCAGAGGAAACTGAATATCGTTCTGAAGCTCTGTCATCCCGGATTGCACAGTTAACCCTGATTGATGTTCTTTATGTCAATATTTTAATGAAAAGAGGGAAAGAAGGAAAAGAAGCATTGAAAAAAATGCGTGAAGCAGTACTTGTAAAGCGAATCTAG
- a CDS encoding DUF4041 domain-containing protein codes for MRKQKWYLSTWFISLWFAFSVYVYPFVIGLVLLIWQIVDNRKRKKEFKENELDDLTKVQEKKEKLEKDVSKLAQKKEQANDELVNTEKEINKKKDEIIILDDEILYQSFGFYQTKYDFENSEQYKVELKRIRDLQKEMVKDDKATHSKPWTVDGSKKKGEMLRKDNVKMVVRAFNNECDSSIFGVKFNNIDSIEKKIKKAREQLNKIGKRNGIEITIDYLSLKLDELYLAYEYQVKKEEEKEEQRRIKEEMKEEKRIQQEIEREKKKLEKDEQHFNQALAKYKEQLETANDEMKAEIEEKMAEIDEKVSELQKEKEEVDYREQNAKAGYVYIISNICSFGEDMYKIGMTRRLEPLDRVNELGNASVPFSFDVHAMIFSENAPQLETALHKAFEDYQVNKVNPRKEFFIVSLDEIEKVVKENHNKTIEFTKLAEAEEYRKSLHLEQNKHQHAAEKEVAVSG; via the coding sequence ATGAGAAAACAAAAATGGTATCTTTCTACATGGTTTATTTCATTGTGGTTTGCGTTCTCAGTGTATGTTTATCCTTTTGTAATTGGATTAGTGTTGTTGATTTGGCAAATAGTTGACAATAGAAAAAGGAAAAAGGAATTTAAGGAAAATGAACTAGATGATCTTACTAAAGTTCAAGAGAAGAAAGAAAAATTAGAAAAAGATGTTTCTAAATTAGCTCAGAAGAAAGAACAAGCAAACGATGAATTAGTTAATACTGAAAAAGAAATTAATAAGAAGAAAGATGAAATCATTATTCTTGATGATGAAATATTATATCAATCTTTCGGATTTTATCAGACTAAATACGATTTTGAGAATTCTGAGCAATACAAAGTTGAATTGAAAAGAATTAGAGACTTGCAAAAAGAGATGGTTAAAGATGATAAAGCTACTCATTCTAAGCCGTGGACAGTTGATGGCAGTAAGAAGAAAGGTGAAATGCTTAGAAAAGATAACGTTAAAATGGTCGTTAGAGCGTTTAATAATGAATGTGATTCATCTATATTTGGTGTGAAATTTAATAATATTGACTCAATTGAAAAAAAGATTAAAAAAGCAAGAGAGCAGTTAAATAAAATTGGTAAAAGAAATGGCATAGAAATTACAATTGATTATTTATCATTAAAGCTTGACGAACTGTATTTAGCGTATGAGTATCAAGTAAAAAAAGAAGAAGAGAAAGAAGAACAACGAAGAATCAAAGAAGAGATGAAGGAAGAAAAACGTATACAACAAGAAATTGAGCGTGAAAAGAAAAAGCTTGAAAAAGATGAACAACATTTCAATCAAGCATTAGCAAAATACAAAGAGCAGCTTGAAACTGCAAATGATGAAATGAAAGCAGAAATAGAAGAAAAGATGGCAGAAATAGATGAAAAAGTTTCAGAGTTACAAAAAGAAAAAGAGGAAGTTGATTACAGAGAACAAAATGCAAAAGCTGGTTACGTTTATATAATTTCAAACATTTGTTCTTTTGGTGAGGATATGTATAAAATTGGTATGACCCGTAGACTTGAACCGTTAGATCGTGTGAATGAACTAGGTAATGCTTCAGTACCTTTTTCCTTTGATGTGCATGCAATGATCTTTTCTGAAAATGCTCCACAATTAGAAACTGCTTTGCATAAAGCATTTGAGGACTATCAAGTTAATAAAGTAAACCCAAGAAAAGAGTTTTTTATTGTTTCACTTGATGAAATAGAAAAAGTAGTTAAAGAAAATCATAATAAGACAATTGAGTTTACAAAATTAGCTGAAGCAGAAGAATATAGAAAATCACTTCACTTAGAACAGAATAAACATCAACATGCGGCTGAGAAAGAAGTTGCTGTCTCAGGTTAG
- a CDS encoding IS3 family transposase, with the protein MSDEQIKEWLLEEIEREAFAYGYRKLTVILRRHYGLIINKKKVYRLKTKNNLPL; encoded by the coding sequence ATCTCAGATGAACAAATCAAGGAATGGCTGCTGGAAGAGATCGAAAGGGAGGCTTTCGCTTATGGTTATCGAAAACTCACCGTGATTCTTCGCCGCCACTACGGATTAATCATCAATAAAAAGAAAGTCTATCGATTGAAAACGAAGAATAATCTTCCCCTGTAA
- a CDS encoding transposase, whose amino-acid sequence MKRHVYSNDFKLQVVKEALETGNKALVARRYELSKNLIYRWTKEYEQGHFGQTSVDQVDYVNPQKMEQENTELKKLLGEKDIEIAVLRHLIKKKNPHLLKK is encoded by the coding sequence ATGAAACGACATGTTTACTCCAATGACTTTAAATTGCAAGTGGTAAAAGAAGCACTCGAAACTGGCAATAAAGCTTTAGTAGCGAGGCGGTATGAACTATCAAAAAATCTGATTTACCGGTGGACGAAAGAGTATGAACAAGGGCATTTCGGCCAAACATCCGTGGACCAGGTTGACTATGTGAATCCTCAAAAGATGGAACAGGAGAATACGGAATTAAAGAAACTACTTGGCGAAAAGGATATAGAAATCGCTGTTCTGCGTCATCTCATAAAAAAGAAGAACCCTCACTTGCTGAAAAAATAG
- a CDS encoding DUF4183 domain-containing protein yields MGHKKQNKIIKKTFIDFLPPSGCPDIYPGRRPAPKPTNVLKTDTSTYYAIAEEGQRIYTNENALNDHGEGVILDPNEASYYNLFINGVMQPHQIYELSSGFLYLKSEDLPLKGSPIILQFVIIKSF; encoded by the coding sequence ATGGGACATAAAAAGCAAAATAAAATTATCAAAAAAACTTTTATTGACTTTCTTCCTCCATCAGGATGTCCGGACATTTATCCAGGTAGAAGACCTGCTCCTAAACCAACAAATGTATTAAAAACGGACACTTCTACTTATTATGCTATTGCTGAAGAAGGGCAAAGAATATACACAAATGAGAATGCATTAAACGATCACGGAGAGGGGGTTATTCTGGACCCAAATGAAGCATCGTATTACAATCTTTTTATTAACGGTGTCATGCAGCCACATCAAATTTATGAACTAAGTAGCGGCTTTCTATATTTAAAATCGGAAGACTTGCCACTAAAAGGTTCTCCTATTATTTTACAATTTGTGATTATTAAGAGTTTTTGA
- a CDS encoding DUF4183 domain-containing protein has translation MATELMKLVMSANTTTDSNPEVEKYFYNLSEAQRTGDTVTIPSTQFTNDAGNTMTGNLTTASTDNGYYYLFVNGAVQQSSLFTVSAGGSQVTITQASTIPVSAPITLAVNNFAPTSSTTITS, from the coding sequence GTGGCAACAGAACTAATGAAGCTCGTAATGTCTGCAAATACAACAACAGATTCCAACCCAGAAGTAGAGAAGTACTTTTATAATTTAAGTGAAGCCCAAAGAACAGGGGACACTGTAACTATACCTTCAACACAATTTACAAACGATGCAGGGAATACAATGACTGGAAACTTGACAACCGCTTCAACAGACAATGGATACTATTACTTGTTTGTTAATGGAGCTGTACAACAATCAAGCTTATTTACAGTGAGTGCAGGTGGTTCTCAAGTAACAATCACTCAAGCATCAACCATTCCGGTTAGTGCTCCAATCACTTTAGCAGTTAATAACTTCGCCCCAACTTCTTCAACTACAATAACTTCATAA
- a CDS encoding glycosyltransferase: MTAKKKLSLCMITKNDEKYLLDCLKMMKEIADEVIIIDLGSTDQTVDIAKKAGADVSHRNWNEDYSEVKNACLDLAKGRWVLFLQANETIVMEQLKKLPFLLKNPNAEGYLLYVDQRSKKNRISSPVQSLRLFRNRQEYRYRYRIFEQVPDELINNIKDAGVRIIQHADHTLFKDISITNILQEEIAKNPDDSYLNYIYGIQLLNENKHEESTVYLQRACEKVKESYLFAPHLYKCLSWSLISLKRKEEALSVLERGIKLFPVYTDFFVLRGELFKQEKQYEKAVHDLEQCLEIKKQPNAAIPKPEIHLSIVLETLAEVHEWQGNKQKALVYYQQAYDLNRMNQKLIYKIGELTKSVGSAQQLEKMLKTAVEEKNIGQLMILMDIHLQQRKYTQVIFCLDEAGSLLGNKDQVASIKFFCYMMLGKIKKADVYFSTIKKDSPLYDHILLQRMESCWLYNDWQKTEQLLKEIDQRESIDPHIKNLYHVLQDVLTEKIKSDSVKPLTPQEYKMVSILAENLLWKKQEKKAKLILPLLLHGHQGKEQYIKLIKLGQLWADRNDFTPIQVIFQSILHKDEKLEFKQKIIQHLLRKDYLLTANKVNNLGEAASLGTLDYVLWSRNFVWKLEKCIEKAQPRKSITKVNNTSPFKTKEKPSKALLAFYQNLRIKDKEASERTMEGNDTNKTCADIHFNIGEIFENMQKINEAFIAYLRSLQWDPENEQFQTKISNIFRNNQTECSAILERKCWQLEGSVFYQKEDFIYYILGLIHFKEQQFKKAYDYFEKIEDGKIIYPLVQAYIFSCLWCSGNEEEVRKQISGLNKAHHVMPIFFRICKGYVLDTLAEGSKEHINSEYIKEEQEKVMHNNFC, from the coding sequence ATGACAGCAAAAAAGAAGTTAAGTCTATGTATGATTACGAAAAATGATGAAAAGTACTTGCTGGATTGCTTGAAAATGATGAAAGAAATCGCTGATGAAGTCATTATTATCGATCTAGGTTCGACTGATCAAACGGTTGATATTGCAAAAAAAGCAGGAGCCGATGTTTCTCATAGGAATTGGAACGAAGATTATAGTGAGGTTAAAAATGCTTGTTTAGATTTGGCTAAAGGTAGATGGGTCTTATTTCTTCAAGCAAATGAGACAATCGTGATGGAGCAGCTGAAAAAACTGCCTTTTCTCTTAAAGAATCCAAATGCTGAGGGTTATTTACTATATGTTGATCAACGTTCAAAAAAGAATCGCATCTCGTCTCCTGTACAATCTTTGCGATTGTTTCGAAATCGTCAAGAATACCGCTATCGATATAGAATATTTGAACAAGTTCCAGATGAGCTTATAAATAATATAAAAGATGCAGGGGTTAGAATTATTCAACACGCTGATCATACGTTATTTAAAGATATTAGTATCACGAATATATTACAGGAGGAAATCGCAAAAAATCCAGACGATAGTTATCTTAATTATATTTATGGCATTCAGCTTTTAAACGAAAACAAACATGAAGAAAGTACGGTTTATCTGCAAAGGGCATGCGAAAAAGTGAAGGAAAGTTATTTATTTGCTCCTCATTTATATAAATGTTTAAGCTGGAGTCTTATTTCATTAAAACGAAAGGAGGAAGCTTTATCTGTATTGGAAAGAGGTATTAAATTATTTCCTGTTTACACCGATTTCTTTGTTTTACGGGGGGAGTTATTTAAGCAAGAGAAACAGTACGAAAAAGCTGTTCATGACCTTGAACAATGCTTAGAGATAAAAAAACAGCCAAATGCTGCAATCCCTAAACCAGAAATTCATCTCTCCATTGTTTTAGAAACATTAGCGGAAGTGCATGAATGGCAAGGGAATAAACAAAAAGCTCTTGTCTATTATCAACAAGCATATGATTTAAATCGTATGAATCAAAAACTAATATATAAAATAGGAGAATTAACTAAATCGGTTGGCTCGGCTCAACAATTAGAAAAGATGTTGAAAACAGCTGTAGAGGAAAAGAACATTGGACAGTTAATGATACTTATGGATATCCATTTGCAGCAGCGTAAATATACTCAGGTAATCTTCTGTTTAGATGAGGCAGGGTCGTTACTCGGCAATAAGGACCAAGTAGCCAGCATTAAGTTCTTCTGCTATATGATGTTAGGAAAAATAAAAAAAGCTGATGTTTATTTTTCCACGATAAAAAAAGACAGTCCTTTATATGACCATATTCTTTTACAGCGAATGGAAAGTTGTTGGCTTTATAATGATTGGCAAAAAACAGAGCAACTACTAAAAGAAATCGATCAAAGAGAAAGTATCGATCCACACATTAAAAACTTGTATCATGTACTCCAAGACGTGCTTACAGAAAAAATCAAAAGTGATTCGGTGAAGCCCTTAACTCCACAAGAATATAAAATGGTTAGCATATTGGCAGAGAATCTTTTATGGAAAAAACAGGAGAAAAAAGCAAAACTTATTCTTCCTTTATTATTACACGGACATCAAGGGAAAGAGCAGTATATCAAATTGATTAAATTGGGGCAGTTATGGGCAGATAGGAATGATTTTACTCCAATTCAAGTTATTTTTCAGTCTATTCTGCATAAGGACGAGAAGTTGGAATTTAAACAAAAAATCATTCAGCATTTGCTGCGAAAAGATTATCTTCTGACTGCTAATAAGGTAAATAATCTAGGGGAAGCAGCGTCATTGGGAACATTAGATTATGTGCTATGGTCAAGAAATTTTGTGTGGAAATTAGAGAAGTGTATAGAAAAGGCACAACCGCGAAAATCAATAACGAAGGTGAATAATACCTCCCCGTTTAAAACAAAAGAGAAACCAAGTAAAGCATTACTAGCCTTCTATCAAAATTTGCGAATAAAAGATAAAGAGGCAAGTGAAAGAACTATGGAAGGAAATGATACAAATAAAACATGTGCTGACATCCACTTTAATATTGGTGAGATATTTGAGAACATGCAGAAAATCAACGAAGCATTTATCGCATATTTACGGTCTTTACAATGGGATCCAGAAAACGAACAATTCCAAACAAAAATAAGTAATATATTCCGCAATAATCAAACAGAATGTAGTGCTATTTTAGAGAGAAAATGTTGGCAATTAGAAGGTTCAGTGTTTTATCAAAAAGAGGATTTTATTTATTATATTTTAGGACTAATTCACTTTAAGGAGCAGCAGTTTAAAAAAGCATATGATTATTTTGAAAAAATAGAAGATGGCAAAATAATATACCCGCTCGTTCAAGCTTACATTTTCAGCTGTTTATGGTGTTCAGGAAACGAAGAAGAAGTGAGAAAGCAAATAAGCGGGTTAAACAAAGCTCATCATGTCATGCCAATCTTTTTCAGAATTTGTAAAGGTTATGTTTTAGATACATTAGCAGAAGGGTCTAAAGAACATATAAATAGTGAATACATCAAAGAGGAACAAGAAAAGGTAATGCATAATAATTTTTGCTAA
- a CDS encoding tetratricopeptide repeat protein produces MYHIDLLQRKLDQLIKESNNPVLYNEIGVLLYQLNDWNNAEMYLQKACQLDSSDEDVLYNYAEILYKQSQWEKSISMYNAYLEIQPHDIEVMQKAGNSYYLIGDYEKAQKMYEPLKRD; encoded by the coding sequence GTGTACCATATTGATCTGCTGCAGAGAAAACTAGATCAATTGATAAAGGAATCGAATAATCCTGTTCTTTATAATGAGATTGGGGTCCTCCTTTATCAACTAAATGATTGGAATAATGCAGAGATGTACTTGCAAAAAGCCTGCCAGCTTGATTCAAGCGATGAGGATGTTTTATATAATTATGCTGAAATTTTATATAAACAATCTCAATGGGAAAAGAGTATCTCTATGTATAACGCTTACTTAGAAATTCAACCACATGATATAGAAGTTATGCAAAAAGCAGGTAACTCCTATTATCTAATAGGAGATTATGAGAAAGCACAAAAAATGTATGAACCGTTGAAAAGGGATTGA
- a CDS encoding motility associated factor glycosyltransferase family protein, protein MIIAKAHETKEMFQKNVQQLSPWLRKSVLQINEKDLWEKVQVTYNDEGMPVCKYHEKNTSFQITSEQPVKEAKQWCNALSIKGKGAIFMYGSGFAYPLFEIFKQKQPHTLVVLFEENIYLFTAMLHYFDLEPIINTQKIAFLIGGVDHFAAAFEHLFFSIIFANCTSPVLAFTPISLRNFKAQYLEIHQYIFSQLGLFVFYIGNDHLDTLIGFNNLLGNMKEIVQNPYLSCLKDQYKDVPAFIIANGPSLDKNIHQLKKVQDKGLIISTESAVIPLLRNHIKPDILTIIERTKYTYTYHFENIDYPEDIALLCLGLVDKQVYPAFPGQKIPIFRKNEAINQWINKHVGDGTGLDAGANVSHLALELAVYLGANPIVFVGQDYAYGPEGATHSKDAVYLEEKGKRARETLKSKPVVYVEGNDGTMIPSNQLWTDFKQGLERKISTHSNEKIINATEGGAKINGAMSMPLFDVIEDYCIESIPIRIHQIIADQKEKLLMPERVQGLKNFIKNVEEYLQLFHSLRKEAHKGKQACKEMIRLSETKDHEKYQKVLEQTYQENIQMYQQYISDDLCRSFTQQIIFIYFYLLNRQGLIDTPEKIRETFQLQHDFFHHLNIVCQSVAIHLENAIASLEDVLIECADY, encoded by the coding sequence ATGATTATCGCAAAAGCTCATGAGACAAAAGAGATGTTTCAGAAAAACGTCCAGCAATTGTCGCCTTGGCTAAGGAAATCAGTACTTCAAATCAATGAAAAAGACCTGTGGGAAAAGGTTCAGGTCACCTATAATGATGAAGGCATGCCTGTATGCAAATATCATGAAAAAAATACGAGTTTTCAAATCACGAGTGAACAGCCTGTTAAGGAAGCTAAGCAGTGGTGTAATGCCCTTTCTATAAAAGGTAAAGGAGCCATTTTTATGTACGGCTCTGGTTTTGCTTATCCATTATTTGAGATCTTTAAACAAAAACAGCCGCATACATTAGTTGTCCTTTTTGAGGAAAACATTTACCTTTTTACAGCAATGCTTCACTATTTTGATCTAGAACCAATTATCAACACACAAAAAATCGCTTTTCTTATTGGTGGTGTCGATCATTTTGCAGCAGCTTTTGAACATTTATTTTTTAGTATTATTTTTGCTAATTGTACTTCCCCCGTTCTTGCTTTTACTCCTATCTCACTACGGAATTTTAAAGCTCAATACTTGGAAATCCACCAATATATTTTTTCCCAATTAGGATTATTTGTTTTTTACATTGGCAATGATCACCTGGATACCTTAATCGGTTTTAACAATTTACTCGGTAATATGAAAGAGATTGTCCAAAATCCCTATTTAAGCTGCCTGAAAGATCAATATAAAGATGTTCCAGCTTTCATTATTGCCAATGGCCCTTCATTAGATAAAAACATTCACCAATTAAAGAAGGTTCAAGACAAAGGATTAATTATTAGTACAGAATCAGCGGTTATTCCGCTATTAAGAAATCATATAAAACCAGATATTTTAACGATTATTGAACGGACGAAATATACTTATACGTATCACTTTGAAAATATAGATTACCCTGAAGATATTGCTTTATTATGCCTTGGTCTTGTCGATAAGCAAGTTTATCCTGCCTTTCCAGGACAAAAAATTCCGATTTTTCGAAAAAATGAAGCCATTAACCAATGGATAAATAAACATGTTGGGGATGGGACAGGGCTTGATGCAGGTGCCAATGTATCCCACCTTGCTTTGGAACTTGCTGTATACCTCGGAGCCAATCCAATTGTGTTCGTTGGCCAGGATTATGCCTATGGTCCAGAAGGTGCCACTCATAGTAAAGACGCGGTTTATTTAGAAGAGAAAGGGAAAAGAGCGAGAGAGACTTTAAAGTCAAAGCCTGTTGTGTATGTGGAAGGCAATGATGGCACAATGATTCCATCAAATCAATTATGGACTGACTTTAAGCAAGGGCTAGAGCGTAAAATTTCAACTCACTCTAATGAAAAAATTATTAACGCCACAGAAGGTGGAGCAAAAATTAATGGAGCCATGAGTATGCCTTTATTTGATGTGATTGAGGATTATTGTATAGAATCGATACCTATTCGTATCCATCAAATCATCGCCGATCAAAAGGAGAAGCTTTTGATGCCGGAGAGAGTACAGGGATTGAAAAATTTTATAAAAAATGTAGAAGAATATCTACAATTATTTCACAGCCTGCGTAAAGAGGCTCATAAAGGAAAGCAAGCGTGTAAGGAAATGATACGATTATCTGAAACAAAAGATCATGAAAAGTACCAAAAAGTGTTGGAACAGACATACCAGGAGAATATTCAAATGTATCAACAATATATATCGGATGATTTGTGCCGTAGTTTTACGCAACAGATTATCTTTATTTATTTTTATCTATTGAATCGTCAAGGATTGATTGACACTCCTGAGAAAATTAGGGAAACGTTTCAGTTACAGCATGATTTTTTTCATCACTTAAATATTGTTTGTCAAAGTGTAGCTATTCATTTAGAGAATGCTATTGCGTCCTTAGAAGATGTTTTGATCGAATGTGCTGATTATTAG